Within Fusarium fujikuroi IMI 58289 draft genome, chromosome FFUJ_chr08, the genomic segment ATTGGAAATAATGTGCACGATGGACTTCAACGTTACTGACTCGGATAGCATTACATAACGTGGGACTGATGTTGTGCACTATGGGGTATTCTATGTAGCGTAGAACTTAAAATCATAATTAAATATCGACTCTTTCTGTCCTCGTATTTCTAATTCCTGCACCGGTATTTATTTCTACATATCTATCTTCCTTGAAGGCCAGACTTTGAACCAGACAAGAATCATGAGCACCGGCGATTCTCTCCGAGACACTATCCGAGATGCTCCTCTGGGACAGATTCTAAGATTCGTTACCAATAATCGCCGATTTAAATATCAAGAAGAGCATCCAGAGTTTGAACTACCTGCTGCCTGGAATGACATACTCAATAGTGCCGATGTCAGAACAGCATGCCACACTGGGACAGACACCCCCTCGACTATCGTTGATCCGATACCTGATCAGAATACCATCGACGGCCAAGATCTCGAGAGCAAATGCCTAGACACTGACGGGCCTGCTGATGCCACACCCAATGTTACTGCGAACGGAATCATTCTAGTTGCCTGGTACTCTAACCAAGACCCCGAAAACCCGCAGAACTGGTCGAGCCTACGTCGTGCCCTTGTTGGCTTGATCATATGCTTCTACACGTTCGTTGTATATCTCAGTTCGGCGATATACTCACCCTCTGTCGAGGGTGTTATGGAGAAGTTTGGAGTCAGCAACCTTGAGGCAACACTCGGCCTGGCTATGTACGTTCTAGGATACGGTATAGGTCCATTGCTGTTCTCTCCCCTCGGAGAAATCCCTCGTATCGGTCGCAATCCCGTCTACATTATCACCTTCGGTATCTTCGTTGTCATTTCGATTCCAACCGCCTTGGTCGATTCGTTTGCAGGACTCGTCGTCCTACGATTTCTGCAGGGGTTCTTCGGATCTCCATGCTTAGCCTCAGGCGGTGCGTCGTTGGGTGATATGTACGGGATGATACATATGCCCCTCGCCATGATTGCTTGGGTTGGTGCTATGTCTTGCGGTCGTAAGTATTCAGTCAATTTTGGGTTCATTGGCAGTGTTCTGATTCTTTCGCAGCATCCCTTGGCCCTTTGATTAGTGCATATGCCGTTACAGCAAAGGGGTGGCGTTGGTCCCTGTACGAGTCAATTTGGGTCTCAGCGCCAGTACTTATTGCTCTGTTCATCTTCATGCCAGAAACCAGCGCGCCTAATATTCTCCTTCGCCGGGCTGAGAGATTGCGCCGATTGACCGGTAGTCTGAGGCTTCAATCCCAAAGTGAGATCGATCAGGCACATCTTACGGTCTCAGGTATAGCTGTAGAGGCCTTGATCAAGCCCCTAGAGATCACCGTGAAAGATCCAGCAGTTTTGTTTGTACAGATATACTCGGCTATCCTCTACGCCATATACTACTCATGTAAGTAATATGTGCCTCTGTTCTCCATTCACATCTGACCATATAGACTTTGAGGTCTTCCCCTTAGTCTTTCCCGTTTATTATGGCATGACTCTTGGAGAGGTTGGTCTTGTCTTCATCTGTATCGCCGTTGGATGCATCTTGGCTATCATTCTTTATGgcctatatctatattacgTGCTCATACCACGAATGAACAAGTCTGGCATCGCTCAACAGGAGGAAGTTCTCACGCCTGGACTTGCTGCCTGCTTCGGCCCGACTATTGGCCTGTTCATATTTGCATGGACGGCTAGGGCTTCTATACACTGGATCGTGCCAGTCATCGGAGTGACGATCTATGCTGGCTCAATCTTCACTGTGCTGCAAGTAGTATTCCTCTATGTCTCCATGACCTATCCACAATATTCTGCTTCTTTATTTGCAGCGAACGACTTCTTTAGAAGTGCCTTAGCCAGCGGCAGTATTCTTTTTGCTCATCCGCTTTACAAGAATCTTGGTTTTGCAAGAGGCACAAGCCTTCTGGGAGGTCTGAGCGTCATTGGCATCTTTGGCATGtggatcttgttcttctaTGGTGCGAAGCTAAGAGCCCTCAGCAAGTTCGCTGCCTGATCTTAGAATGAAATCGCTTTCTTTTGTGATGTCGACGGATCACGACTGGCAGATGGTATCTGGACTCTGACGAGCGACGACTGACTAATAAATGCCGGGCTCTTGTCGAGTCTATTAACCCAGAAACCTGGGAAGGGAAAGAGCTTTTCTAGAAGGTGTGGAAGATATTGTTGTATTTTTATTCTTAGATTTATAAGTACTTTGGTAgaatcttctcctctctatTATCTTggaataatattatatctacttTGGCACTAAAATCTCTCTattgatttaagctctcagccataagtCTCAATTGCAAATAACGTATCTAGCTAATAACTGGGACATCATACCACAATTGCTGGCCAATTGCTACAGCATAAAGCTAACTGCTTTGGCActattatatagaacttTCCGGCAAACTCAAGATACTGATACCGCGAAGTCATCCATGTTTCAGTAATCCTTCACGTTTCTTGTGGCTGGGAGTTCGCCGAACATGATCTGTTACTTTCAGTCGTACAGATGGGAGCTGACTTTTCCGTATTACTCTTGACCTCGCGGCAGCTACGGGATGACATCCCTGCACCCTGGTGAGAATTTATCATAAAAGGCTTTATCAGTCGTGGACACATGACAGAAGTTCAATTGCAATGAATATGGACGAATCTATTTGAAGTGATGGTGACTATTCAAGTTTTCTTCACCGCTTGATCAATCCGCTTAGTCGAATGCCTTTGTTCCTGAAATTTCCTTATCTCCAAACCAAGACCATATATCGTGAAGCAGCAGATCAGGGACCTCGTAAGCAGCAAAGTGGCCTCCATGGTCATGTAAAGTTCTCTTTAGAACATTTCCTCCTCGCTTTGCCCAGTCCAGTGGCATACGGTATGTCAAGTCGCAAGGGAATTGACTGATAGCAACTGGGACCTCAACCAGGGGCAGGGTACCAAAGTCTAGTATTTCAAAACCCCCATCATTTTGAACTTCCTTATAGAACCGCATGCCCCCGTATGGACCTTGGATCCAATACATCATGGACCAAGTAATGATCTCCTCGGGAGTCCATGCCATGATGGCCGGGTCAATGACCCTACTCATGATCGAATACATCCACATGGCGTTCCCAAGTGGTGAGTCCGTCATACCATATGCGAGGGTGAGAGGCTCCGTGGACATGATGAGTCGGTATCCAGATCCCTGGTTCTCATAGTTCTCTATAATCTTGATGTAcgcaacttcatcaagcgTGGCTTCTCCCTGTGCCAGTCGGCGAAGGTCGTTATTGCTCGGCTGGATAATCCAGAAATTGCTGAGTGCTGAGATCACGTTCTTTGGAAACTGGTGGGCCTGGTAGCGAAGGATGACACCACCAAAATCTCCTCCTTGAATGACATATATGGAGTAGCCAAGCTGAAGCATCAGTTCATTGAATGCAAAAGCAGCCGCTGCGGGACCAAAGCCCGGCTTTGTCGGTGCGGGAGAGAATCCAAAGCCTGGGATCGAAGGTGCAACGACATGAAATGCTGGTACAGATGCATTTGGTGGGTTTGTCAGATCTCCGATAATGTTACCGACTTCAAGGAAGGACCCTGGCCATCCGTGAATAAACAGCAATGGTATGGCATCAGGCCTAGTTGAGCGGTGATGGACGAAATGCAGCGGTACAGATTGAGTGACGTTGTCGATCTCAGGCTCAACAATGGTCGTAAACTGTTTGAGTCTTTGCAAAGTATCAGTGATCAGTGCTAAAATATCTGTTGGTATGATCCTCACCTCTTGTTGATAGAAGCTTCCGTCGCATTCCAATCATACTCATTCACCCAGAAATCACGAACGCTTGTGAAGTTCTCAATACCAGGGCCATCGCTTGACACATTTATGAACAATGGTGACCTTGTATGAGCAACCCGCTGACGGGTTTCCTCAATGAAGTCTCGTTCAACATGAATCTGGAATGGCTTAGGACTCGTGGCAAAGGTAGCATTGACATTTGGCAGCGAGAACGGCTCTGAAGCAGCACAAAGGAGAGGGCGGACGGAAAGGATAAATACGTAAAGGCACCGCATGATGACTTGTGATGAAATACAGATTGAATGGGCGCTTAACTTAATTTTGAGATAATACATTCTTATACATCCATTCTTTGATGATTTTACCTTGTCAGATACTCGCTCACCGTCCTTTCTGATTTATAAGCACCTTACATCTTTAACGAGGGTTCTAAAGCTTTGATGATTTTCCTTTATGCTGACAAGGCACCAAGAGAGTTGATCGAGTAATCCTACCTACGTCATGGGCGTTGAGTAATCCATATGAGTAATCAGCGCCCTTCTGCCGACAAGACAAACCATCTTGAAAGGTAGTAGGTTAGagctcttctctccatctttggtAACTCAGAAGATGATCTTTTTCTCAAGATTTTGTAAGCGACTTTTTAGTATCAAACTTTCTGATTCAAAGGCTGCCGAGGCTCCCGACGCTGTATCCGAAGCCGTCCGGATATATATCACGTTGTTGCACCCAACAATTGTGCATAGATTACTCAACTGCCAGACCAAGTGCGTCGTATATATCGAACGAGAAACGCAGTCCGGCGCAAATCGTGTAAAATCTATACACAAGGTCGTAGGGATGTCTGCTAAGTCTTACAATTCTCCTTCAGCACGCTTTTCCAGCAGCAATCGATCTGCATTGAAGGATTGGCAAAGCAATAAAGTCTCCAACTGATCCCTAGGAAAGTATCCGAACGATCACGGATATTAGGCACCCGGACCATTTGTAATCCTGGAGTCGCTGGTGGAAACTTGGTAAACCTCCACGTTATCATCAGCCCCATTCAATATGGTACCCTACAGCGGTCTTGGCCATAAATAGGCCTTGCCATAGTCCTATCaattttctattatttatcAACTTACCCAAACATATGCTGAGGTATATATCTTTCATCGACCACAGTCATGGCTACCGTTCAGTTTGGCATTTTGGCCTTTGCCTATCAAGTAATTGATGCCAGCGGGCCCATGGACCTCCTCAACTCGGCCAACAAGACGGCATTTCGCATTAATCGAGAGTACGGCCCCGTTAGCGATGAACTCATCTCACAGGCGCCGCAATTCACGTTCCACCATATTGGCGTTACAAGAGACCCCGTTAAGCTCGGTACCGGCCAGATGACTATCATCCCTACAGCCACTGTAGATGACTGTCCTGAGCTTGACATCTTGCTTGTCCCAGGACCCTACCTCGGGAACTTCGACTTGCACCCAAAGCATGCCGACTTCATCCGAAAACATGTCGCTGCCGGGAAGTTGCTCTTTACAAGCTGCACTGGGGCAAGTCTTGTGGCATCGACTGGGGTTTTAAACGGGAAGACAGCTACTGTCAACAATATCGAATTTGATTGGGTCCGCAATCGCTGGCCTCAGGTCAATTGgacaagagagaagaaatggaTCATTGATGGGAACATCTGGACGGGATCTGGTGCTGTTGCCGCCATGGATATGGTGGCCTATTGGCTCAAAGAGAATTATGGTCTGCCTGTACTTGTTCAGGCTGCCTCAACCCTGGACTATGAACCTCGGGATTCGGATGGTCTGTTCTGTGTTTTGCCTCAAAGATGCGATTCAAAGGGGGAAAAGACATCTACTCACGTATTTAAGTATTACGATTCTTAGGTAGCATGACTATCACAGTAGAGAAAGCACCAAGTTACGATAGAGTACCCTACGCGGAGTTCTTACGGAggagttaataataaacccGCTTTGCTACCTCATAAATCTCCGATGTCACCATCATTTCCGCTTAATTGTTCCGTCTCGGGCTGCTTCCCCTCCCACCTATAGGTCGTCACCGCTTACATTCCCCGCTTATACATCGATCTGTGATATCTTGTAATTGGTACATCAGAATGCGGAGGCATGCCATAAATGACGGGAAGAGGTGAGTTTGAGGTCTCTGCCTTCAGTTTGCAGCTGCTTATGCTCGCTTACACGGCATTCAACCCCAGATTTTCCCTATCATCCGAAGATGGTCTTGGCAAATAGGAAAGTTGCCCTCGTACCAGCTTCCCTCTTTGTTGTCAAACAGTGATTGCTTACAAACACAACGTTGTAATTCCATAGCTATCGCAGCATAGACCCAACCCTACGTAGTCATTCCTGAACCAGCATGGGGGCGTAACCAGTGCCGGTTTCCGTTCACCATTCAACACTCTCACTAATGAGGAGCCAATTAGAGTTATGGGAACAGG encodes:
- a CDS encoding related to epoxide hydrolase codes for the protein MRCLYVFILSVRPLLCAASEPFSLPNVNATFATSPKPFQIHVERDFIEETRQRVAHTRSPLFINVSSDGPGIENFTSVRDFWVNEYDWNATEASINKRLKQFTTIVEPEIDNVTQSVPLHFVHHRSTRPDAIPLLFIHGWPGSFLEVGNIIGDLTNPPNASVPAFHVVAPSIPGFGFSPAPTKPGFGPAAAAFAFNELMLQLGYSIYVIQGGDFGGVILRYQAHQFPKNVISALSNFWIIQPSNNDLRRLAQGEATLDEVAYIKIIENYENQGSGYRLIMSTEPLTLAYGMTDSPLGNAMWMYSIMSRVIDPAIMAWTPEEIITWSMMYWIQGPYGGMRFYKEVQNDGGFEILDFGTLPLVEVPVAISQFPCDLTYRMPLDWAKRGGNVLKRTLHDHGGHFAAYEVPDLLLHDIWSWFGDKEISGTKAFD
- a CDS encoding related to FLR1-Putative H+ antiporter regulated by yAP-1 and involved in multidrug resistance encodes the protein MSTGDSLRDTIRDAPLGQILRFVTNNRRFKYQEEHPEFELPAAWNDILNSADVRTACHTGTDTPSTIVDPIPDQNTIDGQDLESKCLDTDGPADATPNVTANGIILVAWYSNQDPENPQNWSSLRRALVGLIICFYTFVVYLSSAIYSPSVEGVMEKFGVSNLEATLGLAMYVLGYGIGPLLFSPLGEIPRIGRNPVYIITFGIFVVISIPTALVDSFAGLVVLRFLQGFFGSPCLASGGASLGDMYGMIHMPLAMIAWVGAMSCGPSLGPLISAYAVTAKGWRWSLYESIWVSAPVLIALFIFMPETSAPNILLRRAERLRRLTGSLRLQSQSEIDQAHLTVSGIAVEALIKPLEITVKDPAVLFVQIYSAILYAIYYSYFEVFPLVFPVYYGMTLGEVGLVFICIAVGCILAIILYGLYLYYVLIPRMNKSGIAQQEEVLTPGLAACFGPTIGLFIFAWTARASIHWIVPVIGVTIYAGSIFTVLQVVFLYVSMTYPQYSASLFAANDFFRSALASGSILFAHPLYKNLGFARGTSLLGGLSVIGIFGMWILFFYGAKLRALSKFAA